In Ischnura elegans chromosome 9, ioIscEleg1.1, whole genome shotgun sequence, the following proteins share a genomic window:
- the LOC124166087 gene encoding la protein homolog produces the protein MEQTTKIPDADLDQKIIRQVEYYFGDYNLPKDKFLQEQIKLDDGWIPLTTMLNFNRLAALTKDEDTILNALKKSSNKLLEVDEEKKKIRRSAEKPIPEMSESRQKEIQSRTAYCKGFTKENATLDKLLEYFSQFGAVDNVQMRTYLDKATKEYIFKGSVFVAFSAKVDAEKFMEKDSVEYDGVKLITKWQEDYLLGKKQEREEKKKVQKAKVLQATNRQGGQRTQNEGSKDSDEEIEEEEKSSGFPKGALIYMKNVPKTTTWEDIKSAVASVWREGAKDDEEKEITVAYVDYRMGDGEGWIRLGAADTALTLLQRAKIVAESNKISEKTELKKEEKNEDSGGKGDAKAEELNGVEKDKEPKKDDDTDVKEGDENAAAEEKSSEEADQNVSTLEVPDGSVCIRALQGSEEDEYLSKVREERDKKYEASHRNRRRGGHGGNRRGRGGRGGKRKHNWEGGPAHKRRH, from the exons ATGGAGCAAACAACTAAAATTCCGGATGCCGATCTTGATCAGAAGATAATTCGACAAGTAGAG TATTATTTTGGAGACTATAATCTACCCAAGGACAAGTTCCTGCAGGAACAAATTAAGTTGGATGATGGATGGATTCCTCTGACGACTATGCTGAATTTCAATAGGTTAGCGGCTTTGACGAAGGATGAGGATACTATCCTTAATGCTTTAAAGAAGTCATCCAACAAATTACTTGAG GTCgatgaagagaagaaaaaaattagacggTCGGCAGAAAAGCCCATCCCGGAAATGAGTGAAAGTCGGCAGAAAGAGATCCAGTCGAGGACAGCGTACTGTAAAGGATTCACTAAGGAGAATGCTACGTTGGACAAGCTTCTCGAGTATTTCAGCCAATTCGGTGCTGTAGACAATGTTCAG ATGCGGACGTACTTAGACAAGGCTACTAAAGAGTACATATTTAAGGGGTCTGTGTTCGTTGCGTTTTCCGCTAAAGTAGATGCTGAGAAGTTCATGGAAAAGGATTCTGTAGAATATGATGGCGTGAAGCTCATTACGAAATGGCA GGAAGATTACCTGCTTGGCAAGAAGCaagagagggaggagaagaagaaggtgCAGAAAGCCAAAGTTCTGCAAGCCACTAATAGACAGGGTGGACAGAGAACACAG aatgaagGTAGCAAAGACAGTGATGAAGAAATTGAAGAGGAGGAGAAGAGTTCTGGTTTCCCTAAGGGAGCATTGATTTACATGAAAAATGTTCCCAAAACTACCACTTGGGAGGATATAAAGAGTGCGGTTGCATCAGTCTGGAGAGAAGGTGCCAAGGATGATGAGGAGAAAGAAATTACTGTAGCTTACGTGGATTACCGAATGGGTGATGGTGAAGGATGGATCCGTTTGGGTGCAGCTGATACTGCTCTCACT CTACTTCAGAGGGCCAAGATAGTTGCAGAGAGCAATAAGATATCAGAGAAGACAGAGCTAAAGAAGGAGGAGAAAAATGAGGACTCGGGAGGGAAAGGTGATGCCAAAGCAGAAGAATTAAATGGTGTTGAGAAGGACAAGGAGCCGAAAAAAGACGATGATACAGATGTGAAAGAGGGTGATGAAAATgctgcagcagaagagaagagcAGTGAGGAAGCTGATCAGAACGTGTCAACCTTAGAAGTGCCTGATGGTTCTGTGTGTATTCGTGCTTTGCAAGGAAGTGAAGAAGACGAGTACTTGAGTAAAGTGAGAGAAGAAAGAGATAAGAAATATGAGGCATCCCACAGAAACAGGAGGCGTGGCGGACATGGTGGAAACAGAAGGG GACGAGGAGGCCGAGGTGGGAAAAGGAAACACAACTGGGAAGGGGGCCCAGCCCACAAAAGACGGCACTAG